In the Raphanus sativus cultivar WK10039 unplaced genomic scaffold, ASM80110v3 Scaffold2826, whole genome shotgun sequence genome, TTTAACAACATAAAAGTATATTGGTAAAATATACCTATATATAAATACCGCTACATCAAGAACCACTTATTTGAAGTGGAAAAGAAATTAAGACCAAATATGAGTGTGAGTTTTGATCTCAACGATCTGGATGAGCTGACATTAAATGCCAAGCAAATACAAGACAATCTATTAGAGGAGATACTCACGATTAATACCAACACAGAGTACCTCCGACAGTTTCTCCATGGAAGCTCTGATAAAGAGCTATTCAAGAAGAATGTACCAGTTGTGATGTATGAAGATGTTAAGCCTTATATCGAACGTGTCGCGAATGGGGAGCCTTCAGGTGTCATTTCCGGAAAAGCTGTCACTCAATTTCTCTTGAGGTAATTCTTGTCcaatttttgaaacaattttatcatatattaaaaaaaaaattgaaaaaatcatatattaatatgatttttgGTGTACATAGCTCTGGGACTTCTGGAGGAAAACAAAAGATCTTCCCTGTTAATAAGAAGTTTTTTGAGGACATGGCATTCATCACTGCTCAATCTTCGTCCATAATATCCAAGTAAATCTTCAAATTTTCtccattttttatttgcaaCTTTGAACACGAATACCCATCAGATCTCTTTGTTTTGGGTAACTAGGCATATCGAGGGTGTCAAACAAGGAAAGACGATGACGTTTTATTTCGCTAGAGTGCCATCTTCAACCCCCTCTGGCTTGCCAGTTTCTTTCGTGAGGGGAAGCTATTTAACGAGTGAATCTTTCAAGAACGAGTCATCATATCGCTATACAAGTCCTAATGAAGTGATGTTGTGCTCAGACAATAAACAGGCTATGCACTGCCATCTTCTTTGTGGTCTTATTCAGAGAGACGAAGTTGTGAGTCTGGCTGCTCCCTTTGCCTGTAGTTTAGTTGGAGCAATCACTGTTCTCGAAAATAACTGGAAAGAATTGTGTAGTAACATTCGATCTGGCCATGTTAGCGAGTGGATCACTGATTTTGCTTGCAGAGAAGTTGTGACTAACATCTTGGGAGGACCTAATTCCGAATTAGCAGATAGAATTGAAGAAGAATGCCAGAAAGAATCTTGGAAAGGTATAATCACACGTCTTTGGCCCAAAACGAAATTCATTCAAAGTGTTATTACAGGACAAAACGCACAATTCATTCCAATGTTGGAGTTTTACTCCAACAAACTGCCTTTGATATCCCCCATTTACGCGTCTTCTGAGACAATGTTTGGAGTAAATGTGAATCCCTTATGCAAGCCACAAGATATATCCTACACTTTTATGCCTAATATGTCTTACTTTGAGTTCCTACGCGCTGGCGACAACGGTAACGAGGGTGACATTGTTGATCTTGTGGATGTTCAGATTGGGTGCTACTATGAGCCCTTGGTCACAAATTATTTCGGTgagttatatgtatatacaatacatgatatccatatatatagtatattttctaaactagtAATTTAATTCATTTTCATTGTTGTTTTATTAGGTTTACACAGATATAGAATGGGGGATATTCTACAAGTGTCTGGATTCCACAATAATGCACCTCAATTTAGATTTGTACGCAGAAAAAGTGTGGTTCTAAGCATCAACGTGGAGGTAACAACTGAAGAAGACATTTTGAAGGCACTGAATCATGCGACAGACCACCTTATTAAAACTTCAGATTTAATATTGATGGGATTCACATGTTATGCTGATATCGCCAGTCTTCCAGGTCACTACGTTTTCTACTGGGAACTCAAAGCCAAAAAAGTTGATGACATTGTTAAACTCGATAACAAGGTAATGGTGGAATGTTGTTGTGTAATGGAGGAAtcattaaattttctttatcgAAAGGTAAGGACAAACGAGGGGTCTATTGGACCTCTAGAGATAAGGGTGGTGCAACAAGGAACTTTTGATTCTCTTATGAAGCTGTTTATCTCTCGAGGTGCTTCTGCATCTCAATACAAGCCACCTATTTGCATCAACTCTTCTGAAGCTTTAGAACTTCTTGAAAATAGTGTTATTGCTCGCTTTTTCAGTGACAAGTTCCCACCACCGTGATCACACAATTGAAGAATAGGGACCAAAATATCCCGTGAGATTGGTTTTATGTTTATAGCTgaatttgtaattttgtttGTACTATTGTgtggttgttcaaaaaaaaaaaaagtttgtacTATTGTGTGATTTGTGTATTTccttaaattatatataaaaatattgatattaacCCTAAAcattaaatcataaatcttaaatcctaaattctagaTCCTAATTCTAAACACTAACTAGAAATTGAAATTGAAAGCTTCAATTTGATAaccaaattttcaatttttttttgtacggTGGAGAAAAAGAAGCCATAGAAGACATTGACAAAACAAATGTTAGACACGTTTTTTTTTCACGTTTacctcttttttctttttagttttgtttattttttaataattgtatacGTGATGTTTTGATTGGTACGAAGAGTTGAGGTGAATTTGAGAATTTAGGGTCTCTTATATTTAACTGAAAATATGCTCAGAGAGCATTTACAATACGCTCAGTCAGTCAGTTGCGACTTTTCTATCCAAACTCAATTTATGGCAGTGTCCTCGTTAAAATTGTTTTGCAAAAAATCCCCATCAAATACAAACCACTGCAATGATCCAATGAAATTCATATTAGAACAGAAAACATGATATCTTTCATTTCCTATCGTTTGGTAAACGTCGTTTTCTGTCGTTTGGTAACAGTGCCGTGCGAAGGAATTTTGAGGCCTAAGGcaaatttggtttttttttacaaaatctaaatagtggttatatatatttttttaattatacatagtTTTTAAAAGAACTAcagagaaaaattaaaatatttaaaggaTTTCTTATATAAATGTTCTCTTTTTCTTACAAACAACTAAATTTTGTGGTATAAGAAACAAATATAGTTacacttaaaaacaaaaatttaaattatttagaatatttgttaagagaaaaaaataattaggaaAATTTGAGTAAAAGAGAGGATTAAACTCATGTGAAAACACATCTACAAAGACACTAAAACTATTATACCAGAAGTGATTGAGTATTATACGGGGCCCTAAAAATTCATAATCTTTAGGGGGCCTAAAGCAAATGCCTTTTCATTAACACTACAAGCACGGCTGTGTTTGGTAAGACATCGTTTTCTGTTGTCGTGCATTTTAATACTGTGTCAGTTTTGATAAAGTGTCAATTTTAAGactaactaaaatttatttcaatTAAACTAGAAGTTTTAATGCACCATGCatataactaataattttaaatataaatatcttaatttaaaaataatatttagtataCATTtgaacatttaatattttatattttatattatcgatgtgcaaaaataaaataataaatgtaattttatgtagttttgtttattttgatttggtttagttattttttattttattttatttaaattccaatagaattaaaatttaatttgctAAGAATAAATTGTATGTACAGGataatgattatttatttaaactagaTTCTTGAACCGCGCTATGCGcagtttgtatttttgtaattatatttttgaatttattttttatattaattaaaaaaataagttttttttacttttttttcattttctctttacCCATCAAAATTTACTCTGTTTCACAAtaatcatgttttaaaaaaaaagtttaaaatttattatatttttttattaggtAACAATgataatttgtaaattttgaaaagacATAATTTAACTTACTATTGACTgaataataaatgttttataatttaactTACTATTGAGTgaataataaatgttttatttataattgaGATCATGTGAATGGAATAAATGTTGAATGCATGACTTAAAACCTTTTTTTGAGCATATTGATATAAAACCTTTGACATCAACATGTTATGTGAGAattgtattttcatatttataattaaatattttattatctttaacacgaatttataaaaaaaaatattgtaatgtatcc is a window encoding:
- the LOC130506036 gene encoding 4-substituted benzoates-glutamate ligase GH3.12-like: MSVSFDLNDLDELTLNAKQIQDNLLEEILTINTNTEYLRQFLHGSSDKELFKKNVPVVMYEDVKPYIERVANGEPSGVISGKAVTQFLLSSGTSGGKQKIFPVNKKFFEDMAFITAQSSSIISKHIEGVKQGKTMTFYFARVPSSTPSGLPVSFVRGSYLTSESFKNESSYRYTSPNEVMLCSDNKQAMHCHLLCGLIQRDEVVSLAAPFACSLVGAITVLENNWKELCSNIRSGHVSEWITDFACREVVTNILGGPNSELADRIEEECQKESWKGIITRLWPKTKFIQSVITGQNAQFIPMLEFYSNKLPLISPIYASSETMFGVNVNPLCKPQDISYTFMPNMSYFEFLRAGDNGNEGDIVDLVDVQIGCYYEPLVTNYFGLHRYRMGDILQVSGFHNNAPQFRFVRRKSVVLSINVEVTTEEDILKALNHATDHLIKTSDLILMGFTCYADIASLPGHYVFYWELKAKKVDDIVKLDNKVMVECCCVMEESLNFLYRKVRTNEGSIGPLEIRVVQQGTFDSLMKLFISRGASASQYKPPICINSSEALELLENSVIARFFSDKFPPP